The region CCAGCATGGTGGTGCGCAAGGTCGGCGTGGCCGAAGTGGTTTTGTGCGCTTCTCCGTCCTATCTGGAAAAGCACGGTGCGCCGCAGACGCCGGACGAACTGAGTCGGCATGCCTGCCTCAATTTTTCGCACGAACATTTACGCCATTACTGGCATGTGAGGACCGAAGAAGGTGTGCGCGACATCCCTATCACCAGCCAGGTGGTCTCCAACAGCGCATTGCTGTTGCGCGATTTCGCGCTGGCCGGCATGGGCATCACGATGCGGCCATCGTTCAGCCTGGGCGACGATCTGCGCTGCGGCAAGCTGCGACGCGTGCTGGCCGATTTCGATATGGGGCAAGTTTCCGTGATGATGGCGTATCCGAGCCGGCGTTTGCTGTCGGCCAAGGTCCGCAGTTTTGTGGATTTCATCTCCGAGCGTTTCCCGCATCCGGAAACCGATCCGTGGGTGTGACGGCAAGAAGACCGGTCAGGCGGCGTCCGACAGGCTGTTGAGTCGCTTCCTGAGATCACATTCCTGCCAGGTACGGCGTTGCGCGGTGCTGCCGGCTTCCCGTTCCAGTTCCTGCTGGCTGGTTTCGGACAGTGCTTGCAGCAATCGTTCTGCCTGGCGCGTGTCGGGTTCCATGGGACCGAAAAAGGCGACGGTGGAGCCGCGTTGCATCAGTAGCGTAGGGAAATTGTCGACGTCGAGGTCGCCCACCAGGTCGGCCTGGTCTTCGATGTCGATCCAGACGAAATGATGTTCCGGGCGGCGCTCGGCCCAGCTCGCGAAGTTGGTCGCATAGTCGCGGCAACTGCCGCACCAGGCGGCGCACAGGCAGGCCACGACCCATTTGTCGCCGGCGAGGGCGGCAGCAAGTTCGTCGCGGTTGCTGGCGGAGAAGATCTGATAGGACATAAGGCGGCCTATTCTACTCCGGAAGCGCAAAACCGGCGCAAACAGGCTGCGACTCCGTTATCCCCGAATAGTCGTTCCCCGACAGGAGCGAGGAGGGCGCGGCGCGGTAAAATAGCGGGATGTCTATCATTCTTGCCATCGAAACTTCCACCGAACTTGCCTCCGCTGCCCTGTTGCACGGCGACGAACTGATCTTCCGCGAATCGATGGGCGTGCAGACCCATTCCGAAACCATTTTGCCGATGGTCCAGCAATTGCTGGCGCAGGCCGGTATTGCGCTGTCGCGTTGCGACGCGATCGCCTTCGGTGTCGGACCGGGCTCGTTCACCGGCGTGCGTACGGCATGCGGTGTAGTCCAGGGGCTGGCGTTCGGCAGTGATTTGCCGGTAGCGCCGGTGGTGACGCTGGAGGCAATGGCGCAAGCCTGCCTCGAAACCACGCAAGGCGTCGCCAACGATGTGCTGGCGGTGCTGGACGCGCGCATGGGCGAGGTCTACTGGGCGCAGTATCGTCATGGCGCCGACGGTTGGGACGTCGTGCTCGCGCCAAGCCTGTCCTCGGCCGCCGCCGTTGCGCCGCAAGGGCATGTGCAGGCCTGCGGCAATGGTCTGGCGGCATATGCGCAGGATTTCGCGCCGCAGCCGTTCGCCGCCGCTGCGCTGGCGCAACTGATGCCGCATGCCGCGCAGGTAGCTACGCTGGGCCGGCGCATGGCCGCACAAGGAAAGACGGTCTCGCTGCTGGAAGCGCAACCGCTGTACCTGCGCAACAAGGTCGCGCTGACCACGGCCGAACGCCAGGTGCGCGATCTCGCCAAAGGTGCGGCGTGAACCACGACGCTTTGCTGCATACGCTGGAGAGCAAGTTTGGCGCGCTGGCGTTTGCCGCCATGAAGGTCGACGACGTGGACGAGGTGGTGTCGATCGAGAATAGCGTTTATCCGCATCCGTGGACGCGCGGCAATTTCCTCGATTCGCTGTACAGCGGTTACCAGACGCTGACCATGCGCGACCGCTCGGGGCGCCTGCTCGGTTATTTCCTGGTGATGGAAGCGGTGGATGAAGCCCACCTGCTCAACATCAGCGTTGCCGCAGACGCGCAGGGGGAAGGCTTCGGTCACTTGCTGCTGGACTACGCCGTCGACCTGGCGCGCAAGCACCGGATGACGCTCATGCTGCTGGAGGTGCGCGTGTCGAACCTGCGTGCGCTGCATGTATATCGGCGTTACGGTTTCGTCGAAATCGGACGCCGCAAGAATTACTATCCCGTCAATCAACATACGCGCGAAGACGCGATCGTGATGAGCCTACCGCTATGAGTCAGAGTACATTTGCCGCTTCGGCCCGAGTCCTGGAAGAAATCGGCGTCGGTCCGGTCTGGGTCCGGCGCCACCTTGCCGTCGAGGCCGCCGAGCCGGAAGCCGAAGTCGCCGCGGCTGCATCGGCGCCCGCACAGGCCCCGGCACCTGCATTGGCTCAGCCGAAACCTGCGCAACCGGATGCACATCCGGCGCCGGCTTCCCGTCCCGTGCCGGCGCAAGACGACGGCTTGCCGCCCTGGCTGAGCGAAATGAATGAAGCCGACATGGCGCCCCCCGGTTTCATGCCCTATGACGAGGAGGACGACGAACCCGCCGTCAGAATCAATCCGGCCATCGCCACGATGGATTGGAGCAAGCTCAAGGAAACCGTTGCGGAGTGCCGCCAGTGCGGCTTGTGCAACGGACGCAAGAAGACCGTCTTCGGCGTCGGCGATGAAAAGGCCAGGTGGCTGTTCATCGGCGAAGGCCCGGGGCGCAACGAGGATGCACAGGGTGAACCATTCGTCGGTCCGGCCGGCAAACTGCTCGACAACATGCTGGTCGCCATGGGCCTCAAGCGCGGCGAGAATGCTTATATCGCCAACATCGTCAAATGCCGTCCCACCGACGAAGGCGGCAAGGATCGTCCGCCATCGCCGCAAGAAGTGGCGTCCTGCCTGCCGTACCTGCAGCGCCAGATCGCACTGATCCAGCCGACCGTGTTGGTGGCGCTCGGTAAGACGGCCGCACTGTCGCTGCTCGGCCTGGATCCCGCCACCCCCGTTTCCAAATTGCGCGGCACCGTACATCGCTATCAGGACCTGCCGCTGGTCGTGACTTACCACCCGGCTTATCTGTTGCGGCAGCTTGGCGACAAGAGCAAGGCCTGGGCCGATCTCTGCCTTGCGATGACCACTTATGCCGACACTTCAGACTGATCAGACTGATACGCAGACCGCGCCGGTCTTGTCCTTTCAGCAGCAATTCCACCGGCGCTGGTCGTCGCTGCGCGACCCGCACGTGCGGGCGCTGGCATGGCTGCTGGATGCGCCGGACCTGCTCGACGCGCAGGCGCCGCGCTGGAACGGGCGCATTGCCTCGCTGGGAGTGCTCAGCGAAATGGACATCACCTGGCTGCAGGCGCTCGACAAGAATCCGCGCGAGCTGTACCTGCTGATCAATGCGCAACCATCTGCGCGCCTCGGGCGCTATGCCGAAAAGCTGATGACGTTTTACCTGCAGCAGACCGGCCGGCTGATTGCGCATAATGTCCAGGTGCGCAACGGCCCCAACGACACCATCGGCGAATTCGATTTCCTGGTGCGCGACCCGGTGCAAGCGGGCGCCGTGCATTGGGAATTCGCGACCAAGTTTTATCTGCTTGAATCGCATCGCGACCACATGCAGGCCGACGCCTTCGTCGGTCCGAACCTGGCTGACTCGCTCGGCGCCAAGATGGACAAGATCATGCAGCAGCAACTGATGCTGTCGGCGCATCCGGCGGCCGCGCAATACCTGCCGCAACCTGTCACGCGTGCGCAGGCGCTGGTCAAGGGATGGCTGTTCTACGGCGAGACGATGGAGGACGTTGCACTGCCGGCGGCACTGGGTATTTCAGGACAGCACTGCCGTGGATTCTGGTGCGAACTGTCGGCGCTGGAAGTCAGCGACAGCGAACGCTATCTGGTGTTGCCGCGTCTCGAATGGCTGGCGCCGGCGCGAGCCGCAACGGATAAAACCTTGTCCGGAGCCCAGTTGCTCGAAGCGGTCCGCTTGCTGTTCAACGAGACGCTGGCGCCGGTCATGATCGCCGTGTGCGACGTTGACGGTGATGGTGAAGTGGCGCTGGAGCGTCGGCGCGGCTTTCTGGTGCCGGACGATTGGCGCGGCAAGGCTGCGCAACGCGTGCAGCATGCGGTGGTACGGATTTAGGGAAGCGGACGGGGCTGCACTAGATGCACACTAGATGCACAATAAAAAAGCGTACGGATTTGCCGTACGCTTTTTTTATTCGTCGTGCTTGTGTTCGCCGATCAGCGCCAGCGAATCATGATCGCGCTGGTTGGTCGCGTGACGGCGCATGATCAAGTACATGATGCTGGCGACGAAGACGCCGAAGATCAGGATGACAATGTTGACGTCAAGATTGAGGCGCACCATGACGGCGTACAGCACCAGCATGGTCAGCACCGAGAGATTTTCATTGAAGTTCTGCACCGCGATCGAATGGCCGGCGCTCATCAGCACGTGGCCGCGGTGCTGCAGCAATGCATTCATCGGCACCACGAAGTAGCCGGACAAGGCGCCGATGACGATCAGCAGCGGGTAAGCGACCCAGATCGACGTCACCATGGTCATGGCCATCACGACCAGGCCCATGATGATACCCAGCGGCATCACCGACAGCGATTTCTTGAGCGGTACGAAACGGGCGGCCCCGACCGCTCCCAGTGCGACGCCAAGCGCAACCACGCCTTGCAGGATGGCGGCTTTGTCGAGTGGCATGTGCAAAGATTTTTCCGCCCATTTCAGGACGATGAACTGCAGCGTGGCGCCGGCACCCCAGAACAGCGTCGTGACCGCCAGTGAAATCTGGCCGAGCTTGTCTTTCCACAGGGTGATGAAGCAGTTTCCGAAGTCGGCGATCAGTTTGACGGGATTGTGCTGCTGGTGGGCGTAACGGGCGCCGGTGTCGGGGATGTTAAGGTTGAAGATTGCCGCCACGATGTAAATGACGGTGATGATGCAGAGTGCGGCTTCGGTAGGGGTGTTGATGTTGAAGTCGAGCACCGGGAAATCGAAGGCCAGCAAGGTGGAGGCAATGTGCGGATTGACCAGCGCACCGCCTAAGACCGTGCCGAAGATGATGGAGCCGACCGTCAGTCCTTCGATCCAGCCGTTGGCCGCCACGAGCTTCTCGGGCGGCAACAGTTCGGTCAGGATGCCGTATTTTGCCGGCGAGTACGCCGCAGCGCCGAAGCCGACCACGGCATAGGCGATCAGCGGATGAACGGTAAAGAACATGAGGGCGCAACCGACCACCTTGATCAGGTTGGTGATGAACATCACCTTGCCCTTGGGGAACGCATCCGCAAAGGCGCCGACGAACGCCGCCAGCAGCACGTACGAGAGCACGAAGAACAATTTCAGCAGCGGCGTCATCCATGCCGGAGAGTGCATCTCCGAGAGGAGTGCAATAGCTGCGATCAGCAGTGCATTATCGGCAAGCGACGAAAAAAACTGCGCCGCCATGATGGTGTAAAAGCCGCGATTCATCCGTATCCAAGATGTGACAAATTATCTCCGGCTTGCTTTATACCATGAAAAGATGACATGCCAGTGATAAGTATGATGAGGGAAAATGCATGGCCGGCGCGTTTTGAGCAAGCTCTTTCCCGCTTCTTCGAAACAAGTTGGTCCGGTAAAATGGCAGCTTGTTCCCGAAGCGGGGGATTTGGCCTGATTCCCGGCATTTCTCCCATTTTCATCTGCTTTGCAGGCTTTCGGTCCGGCTTTCGGACCGGTATTCAGTTTGCCAGTATTTCATGAGCGCTTATGCCCAGACCAATCGTTGCCACTATTGATATTTCCGCGCTACAACATAATCTCGCCGTCGCCAAATCGCACGCGCCGCATGCCAAGGCCTGGGCCGTGGTCAAGGCGCAGGCATACGGGCACGGCCTGGGACGCGCCATACGTGCCTTCGCCGAAGCCGACGGCCTGGCGCTGGTCGAGGTCAATTATGCGGTGCAGTTGCGCGAGCTCGGCTGGACCAAGCCCATCTTGCTGCTGGAGGGCTTCTTCGACGCCGACGATATCCCGGTGCTGGCGCAGCACGGCTTGCAGTTCGCGGTGCATTGCGACGAGCAGATCGCCTTGCTGGAAGCGGCGGGACTCGACGCGCAGACAGCCCGATTCGATGTCCATCTCAAGATGAACAGCGGCATGAACCGCCTCGGCTTCAAGCCGGAAGTCTATCGCGCCGCCTACGAACGCCTGCAGAAGCTGGATTGC is a window of Herbaspirillum hiltneri N3 DNA encoding:
- the lplT gene encoding lysophospholipid transporter LplT, with product MNRGFYTIMAAQFFSSLADNALLIAAIALLSEMHSPAWMTPLLKLFFVLSYVLLAAFVGAFADAFPKGKVMFITNLIKVVGCALMFFTVHPLIAYAVVGFGAAAYSPAKYGILTELLPPEKLVAANGWIEGLTVGSIIFGTVLGGALVNPHIASTLLAFDFPVLDFNINTPTEAALCIITVIYIVAAIFNLNIPDTGARYAHQQHNPVKLIADFGNCFITLWKDKLGQISLAVTTLFWGAGATLQFIVLKWAEKSLHMPLDKAAILQGVVALGVALGAVGAARFVPLKKSLSVMPLGIIMGLVVMAMTMVTSIWVAYPLLIVIGALSGYFVVPMNALLQHRGHVLMSAGHSIAVQNFNENLSVLTMLVLYAVMVRLNLDVNIVILIFGVFVASIMYLIMRRHATNQRDHDSLALIGEHKHDE
- the rimI gene encoding ribosomal protein S18-alanine N-acetyltransferase; translation: MNHDALLHTLESKFGALAFAAMKVDDVDEVVSIENSVYPHPWTRGNFLDSLYSGYQTLTMRDRSGRLLGYFLVMEAVDEAHLLNISVAADAQGEGFGHLLLDYAVDLARKHRMTLMLLEVRVSNLRALHVYRRYGFVEIGRRKNYYPVNQHTREDAIVMSLPL
- a CDS encoding LysR family transcriptional regulator, producing MDRLHSMKVFAKVVEQGSFVRAAEIMSLSNAVVTRYIVDLENHLGTRLLNRSTRRLSLTESGQAFLERVRHILPEIEEAEAIVAMATKKPGGTLSLYSHVGFGQGQLGKLLADYSAAYPDVVLDVSISERAMDLVEEGMDIGFFSSLQKFDASMVVRKVGVAEVVLCASPSYLEKHGAPQTPDELSRHACLNFSHEHLRHYWHVRTEEGVRDIPITSQVVSNSALLLRDFALAGMGITMRPSFSLGDDLRCGKLRRVLADFDMGQVSVMMAYPSRRLLSAKVRSFVDFISERFPHPETDPWV
- the tsaB gene encoding tRNA (adenosine(37)-N6)-threonylcarbamoyltransferase complex dimerization subunit type 1 TsaB, translating into MSIILAIETSTELASAALLHGDELIFRESMGVQTHSETILPMVQQLLAQAGIALSRCDAIAFGVGPGSFTGVRTACGVVQGLAFGSDLPVAPVVTLEAMAQACLETTQGVANDVLAVLDARMGEVYWAQYRHGADGWDVVLAPSLSSAAAVAPQGHVQACGNGLAAYAQDFAPQPFAAAALAQLMPHAAQVATLGRRMAAQGKTVSLLEAQPLYLRNKVALTTAERQVRDLAKGAA
- a CDS encoding DUF1853 family protein is translated as MPTLQTDQTDTQTAPVLSFQQQFHRRWSSLRDPHVRALAWLLDAPDLLDAQAPRWNGRIASLGVLSEMDITWLQALDKNPRELYLLINAQPSARLGRYAEKLMTFYLQQTGRLIAHNVQVRNGPNDTIGEFDFLVRDPVQAGAVHWEFATKFYLLESHRDHMQADAFVGPNLADSLGAKMDKIMQQQLMLSAHPAAAQYLPQPVTRAQALVKGWLFYGETMEDVALPAALGISGQHCRGFWCELSALEVSDSERYLVLPRLEWLAPARAATDKTLSGAQLLEAVRLLFNETLAPVMIAVCDVDGDGEVALERRRGFLVPDDWRGKAAQRVQHAVVRI
- a CDS encoding thioredoxin family protein, yielding MSYQIFSASNRDELAAALAGDKWVVACLCAAWCGSCRDYATNFASWAERRPEHHFVWIDIEDQADLVGDLDVDNFPTLLMQRGSTVAFFGPMEPDTRQAERLLQALSETSQQELEREAGSTAQRRTWQECDLRKRLNSLSDAA
- a CDS encoding uracil-DNA glycosylase; this translates as MSQSTFAASARVLEEIGVGPVWVRRHLAVEAAEPEAEVAAAASAPAQAPAPALAQPKPAQPDAHPAPASRPVPAQDDGLPPWLSEMNEADMAPPGFMPYDEEDDEPAVRINPAIATMDWSKLKETVAECRQCGLCNGRKKTVFGVGDEKARWLFIGEGPGRNEDAQGEPFVGPAGKLLDNMLVAMGLKRGENAYIANIVKCRPTDEGGKDRPPSPQEVASCLPYLQRQIALIQPTVLVALGKTAALSLLGLDPATPVSKLRGTVHRYQDLPLVVTYHPAYLLRQLGDKSKAWADLCLAMTTYADTSD